From one Paenibacillus terrae HPL-003 genomic stretch:
- a CDS encoding LamG-like jellyroll fold domain-containing protein encodes MIRRVAANGIKKGFLITLVLLLMIAGSALGMSDASAALSEQKGKQDAPAFSEVSVHDPSIVKDGDTYYVFGSHISAAKSKDLKSWTSFANGYTTPGNTLFGDLSKNLAGSFAWAGENDSDSKGGFSVWAPDVFWNEHYVNDDGTKGAYMIYYSASSTYIRSAIGVAVAPQIEGPYQYVDTIVYTGFTKETAYDKDSKVDKKWTNTPIQQLVDQGKLQGPRAGWFNADGSYANRMFPNAIDPAIFYDTEGRLWMTYGSWSGGIFLLELDKATGKPIYPGQDGATEDGRLIDRYFGTKIAGGYGESGEGPYIEYNKETGYYYLFVTYGGLASDGGYNMRLFRSKNPSGPYKDAKGQNAVLPANTKNAAFGNKLIGNFLFNSKMGDPGEGIGYGYVSPGHNSAYTDPDNGQMFVVFHTRFPQQGEKHELRIHQMLMNQEGWPVVAPYRYGGETLTELDEDQVVGDYQYVNHGSDTSAVIKQAQFIQLKADHTVAGELQGTWRKVGDTSVKLTLGGTVYDGVFIRQWDDYTKQYVMTFTVASKTGEMAWGSQFAPTMDATVVESVYGDLALGDTSRVVANLSLPKEGSRQTSITWKSSDSSVISDTGEVKRPEIGEKAVSATLTATISKGESSKSKAFNITVSPYEKAMLTAQYKFENNLEDSEAAFANGEVIGDRIDREGGTVTYTEGTSGQAVLLDGKSGIKLPQGMISSSAYSVSLWVHPSELTLHTPTFFGAMDSNHWISLLPKGPEGDNTMLWSGSSPWYTGSTGMKIKANEWTHLAFTVDNGLLSVYVDGKPQFTGTGFPDVLTSKIGTFSLGVNWWDPAFKGAIDELSIFKGALPPSQVAELAKVK; translated from the coding sequence ATGATAAGGCGGGTTGCAGCAAATGGAATCAAGAAAGGTTTTCTAATAACGTTAGTATTATTATTAATGATTGCAGGTTCTGCATTGGGAATGAGTGACGCTTCCGCTGCACTATCTGAGCAGAAGGGTAAGCAGGATGCGCCCGCTTTTTCCGAGGTATCCGTTCATGATCCTTCCATCGTCAAAGACGGCGATACTTATTATGTGTTTGGTTCACATATATCGGCGGCGAAGAGCAAGGACCTTAAAAGCTGGACTTCTTTTGCAAACGGTTACACGACTCCGGGAAACACGCTTTTTGGGGATTTGTCGAAGAATCTCGCAGGTTCCTTTGCTTGGGCAGGGGAGAATGATTCGGACAGCAAGGGAGGATTCTCGGTCTGGGCACCGGATGTATTTTGGAATGAGCATTATGTCAATGACGATGGGACAAAAGGGGCCTATATGATTTATTATAGTGCGTCTTCTACCTACATTCGTTCTGCGATCGGTGTTGCTGTTGCACCCCAAATCGAAGGTCCTTATCAATATGTAGATACGATTGTATATACCGGTTTTACGAAGGAAACCGCCTACGACAAGGATAGCAAAGTGGATAAAAAATGGACCAACACGCCGATCCAGCAGTTGGTTGATCAAGGCAAACTGCAAGGTCCAAGAGCGGGATGGTTCAACGCAGACGGCTCTTACGCAAATAGGATGTTTCCGAATGCGATTGATCCGGCTATCTTTTATGATACAGAAGGGCGTTTATGGATGACATATGGGTCATGGTCTGGGGGGATTTTTTTATTAGAGCTGGATAAAGCAACAGGAAAGCCTATTTATCCAGGTCAAGACGGAGCGACGGAAGATGGTCGGCTGATTGATCGTTATTTTGGCACCAAAATTGCGGGTGGATATGGGGAATCAGGAGAGGGACCTTACATTGAATACAACAAGGAGACGGGTTACTATTATTTATTTGTAACCTATGGCGGACTTGCCTCGGACGGTGGATATAACATGAGGTTATTCCGTTCCAAAAATCCGTCAGGACCTTATAAGGATGCCAAGGGGCAGAACGCCGTTTTACCTGCTAACACCAAGAATGCCGCTTTTGGCAACAAGCTGATAGGTAACTTTTTGTTTAACAGTAAAATGGGTGATCCAGGCGAAGGAATTGGTTATGGCTACGTATCCCCTGGACACAACTCCGCTTATACCGACCCTGATAACGGGCAAATGTTTGTTGTCTTTCATACTCGCTTTCCTCAGCAGGGAGAGAAGCATGAATTGCGCATACACCAGATGCTCATGAACCAGGAAGGCTGGCCAGTAGTAGCTCCTTACCGTTATGGTGGTGAGACGCTTACAGAGCTGGATGAGGATCAAGTCGTTGGAGATTATCAGTATGTTAATCATGGCAGTGATACGTCAGCGGTGATTAAGCAAGCGCAGTTTATTCAGCTAAAAGCAGATCATACCGTCGCAGGTGAGCTACAAGGAACGTGGCGTAAGGTAGGAGACACGAGTGTCAAGCTGACGCTGGGAGGAACTGTGTATGACGGAGTTTTCATTAGACAATGGGATGATTATACCAAGCAATATGTTATGACCTTTACGGTTGCATCCAAAACGGGGGAAATGGCCTGGGGGAGTCAGTTCGCTCCTACGATGGATGCAACAGTGGTTGAAAGTGTATATGGTGATTTGGCCCTTGGTGATACAAGTCGGGTAGTAGCCAACTTATCCCTTCCAAAAGAAGGAAGTCGGCAAACTTCGATTACTTGGAAAAGTTCAGACTCGAGCGTCATTTCTGATACAGGCGAGGTTAAACGTCCTGAAATCGGAGAAAAGGCTGTATCAGCCACGCTGACCGCTACGATTAGCAAGGGGGAGAGCAGTAAGAGTAAAGCCTTTAACATCACAGTATCTCCTTATGAGAAGGCAATGCTGACCGCACAATATAAATTTGAAAATAACCTGGAGGATAGTGAAGCTGCTTTTGCGAATGGTGAGGTCATCGGTGACCGAATTGATCGTGAAGGAGGAACTGTGACCTACACTGAGGGTACAAGTGGTCAAGCGGTCTTGTTGGATGGGAAATCCGGGATTAAACTGCCCCAAGGTATGATATCCAGTTCTGCATATTCTGTATCCTTGTGGGTTCATCCAAGTGAGCTGACGCTGCACACCCCAACTTTTTTCGGCGCTATGGATAGTAATCACTGGATTAGCTTGCTGCCCAAAGGACCCGAGGGAGACAACACGATGCTGTGGTCCGGTAGCTCGCCTTGGTATACCGGCAGCACCGGTATGAAAATCAAAGCCAATGAGTGGACACATCTCGCCTTCACGGTAGACAATGGATTGTTATCCGTATATGTGGACGGCAAACCTCAGTTTACAGGCACAGGATTCCCAGATGTATTAACATCCAAAATAGGAACGTTCAGCTTGGGTGTTAACTGGTGGGACCCTGCCTTTAAAGGCGCTATCGATGAGCTAAGTATATTCAAAGGGGCGCTTCCTCCATCACAGGTGGCAGAGCTGGCCAAGGTGAAATGA
- the cmr1 gene encoding type III-B CRISPR module RAMP protein Cmr1 translates to MGRKLESPETTIASLEKSIAQITNLHKVYDITIVTPMFGGGYLAGQIDTKQLVRASTVRGQLRFWWRATRGASSENVYELRKREVEIFGDTSRPSCVKIWIEQTTSKSTGRINFPKYALYSAGAEVEIAKKNSVEHTIGHTFKLHISYKQPSDDISKSIDLKEIGQTEIEPALWAWINFGGVGARTRRGCGSLYCEGISPTIDNCTHENFLPWFDKQIEKYDLNLLEANQSREWPTLSKHIKFRPNTERIQDAWDEAIEAYRLFRRRANKGKEKHKPGRSHWPEADSIRTITGMAHPKHNKKCPNSKPEKLIAFPRAQLGLPIIFEFKQKMDEDKNLSYEELRNRKCWEKEPYKTQLVPKDKDRLASPVILKPLACSLYKSIGIVAILNQPMLEGIDLEANGRTVKKLGEKEIYPDASYDHNPMQDDKKVYTSAVEAFLNSEEVEKFCKSTNRKR, encoded by the coding sequence ATGGGAAGAAAACTGGAAAGCCCTGAAACCACTATCGCCAGTCTGGAAAAAAGTATCGCTCAAATTACTAATCTGCATAAGGTTTACGATATAACAATTGTGACTCCTATGTTTGGGGGAGGCTACCTTGCAGGGCAGATTGATACCAAACAATTGGTTCGTGCAAGTACGGTGCGAGGACAGTTGCGTTTCTGGTGGCGGGCAACGCGTGGTGCATCTTCTGAAAATGTATATGAACTGCGCAAACGAGAAGTAGAGATTTTCGGAGATACAAGTCGGCCAAGTTGCGTAAAGATTTGGATCGAGCAAACGACTTCTAAGTCTACAGGTAGAATTAATTTTCCGAAATATGCGTTATATTCAGCAGGTGCCGAAGTGGAAATTGCTAAAAAGAATTCAGTCGAGCACACCATAGGGCATACATTCAAGCTCCATATCAGTTATAAGCAACCATCTGATGATATTTCAAAGTCCATTGATCTCAAAGAGATAGGACAAACAGAGATAGAGCCTGCACTGTGGGCATGGATCAACTTCGGTGGAGTCGGGGCAAGGACGCGCAGAGGCTGTGGGAGTTTATATTGTGAGGGAATTTCCCCTACTATAGATAACTGTACCCATGAAAACTTTTTGCCTTGGTTTGATAAACAAATAGAAAAGTACGATTTGAATCTGTTAGAAGCGAATCAAAGTCGTGAATGGCCAACGCTCAGCAAACACATTAAATTTCGTCCCAATACAGAGAGGATACAGGATGCTTGGGATGAGGCCATTGAAGCTTATCGCCTATTTCGCAGACGTGCGAACAAAGGGAAAGAGAAACACAAACCTGGAAGAAGCCACTGGCCCGAAGCGGATTCCATTCGAACCATTACAGGTATGGCACATCCCAAACATAATAAGAAATGTCCCAACAGTAAGCCTGAGAAGCTAATTGCTTTTCCAAGAGCACAACTTGGTTTACCGATTATTTTTGAGTTTAAGCAAAAAATGGATGAGGACAAAAACCTATCTTATGAAGAGCTCCGCAACAGAAAATGTTGGGAAAAGGAACCATACAAAACGCAACTTGTTCCCAAAGACAAGGATCGCCTTGCTTCTCCGGTAATTTTAAAGCCACTAGCCTGTAGTCTTTATAAGTCGATTGGAATAGTGGCTATCCTAAATCAACCTATGTTGGAGGGGATTGATTTAGAGGCAAACGGTAGAACTGTAAAGAAATTGGGGGAAAAAGAAATTTACCCTGACGCTTCATACGATCATAACCCTATGCAAGATGATAAAAAAGTCTATACGTCCGCTGTTGAGGCTTTTTTAAACAGTGAGGAGGTCGAAAAATTTTGCAAGAGCACAAATCGGAAGAGATAA
- a CDS encoding DUF6602 domain-containing protein, translated as MGETKVSKDSKTENVFERIHQNYRYLNQMMVEEIDIASEHGTISGNYREEMWVKFFRSIIPLKYSLAQGVIIIDSNNQRSREVDIAVYDETYTPYVFQYNTLKFIPIEAVVAAIECKSTDWDYDKIKDWATSIKKLQPRTTGIARMVQGYVTGITNTSQQRTRPILILASNFQRERQTAIDNVAEELKEEFDFILLKNAESGSKGMNREFHLLVNHEDKTLGWWGKALNFGLHGTDNMSNSSNMNVIPPNWKDTERSELKKEVDSGKYIELKFSELDMSLENTLSDLKIPGNPLLTLNFQLNQLLMLLNNPMLFPHFAYARAFQKLATTGNESTKEDIN; from the coding sequence ATGGGTGAAACTAAAGTCAGTAAAGATAGTAAGACTGAAAATGTATTTGAGCGTATTCATCAAAACTACCGTTACCTAAATCAGATGATGGTAGAAGAGATCGACATTGCTTCTGAGCATGGAACAATTAGCGGGAACTATCGCGAGGAGATGTGGGTCAAATTTTTCCGTAGCATTATCCCTCTCAAATATTCATTGGCGCAGGGGGTCATTATCATTGACTCGAACAACCAGCGATCAAGGGAAGTGGATATTGCCGTCTACGATGAAACGTATACACCATACGTCTTCCAATATAACACGCTCAAGTTCATTCCAATTGAAGCTGTAGTGGCCGCTATTGAATGCAAGAGTACAGATTGGGACTATGACAAAATCAAAGATTGGGCAACAAGCATTAAAAAATTACAACCACGAACGACTGGCATTGCGCGAATGGTGCAGGGGTATGTAACGGGGATCACTAATACATCGCAGCAACGCACTCGACCTATTTTAATTCTTGCAAGCAATTTCCAGAGAGAACGGCAGACAGCAATAGATAACGTTGCAGAGGAACTTAAAGAGGAATTCGATTTTATTCTGCTAAAAAATGCTGAGTCGGGTAGTAAGGGAATGAACAGAGAATTTCATTTGCTGGTCAACCACGAGGATAAAACGCTGGGTTGGTGGGGGAAGGCATTGAATTTTGGACTACACGGTACTGATAATATGAGCAATTCCAGTAATATGAACGTGATTCCTCCTAACTGGAAGGATACAGAGAGATCTGAGCTTAAAAAGGAGGTAGATAGTGGGAAATACATTGAATTGAAGTTTTCTGAACTCGACATGTCACTTGAAAATACGCTGAGTGATTTGAAAATACCAGGCAATCCGCTTTTGACCTTAAATTTCCAGCTCAATCAATTGCTTATGCTCCTAAATAATCCCATGTTGTTTCCGCATTTCGCTTATGCAAGAGCTTTTCAAAAGCTTGCGACAACTGGAAACGAAAGTACCAAAGAGGACATCAATTAA
- the cmr3 gene encoding type III-B CRISPR module-associated protein Cmr3, which produces MKKRLQVKPLDPMMLRDGRPFNATPGIRAHTLSDITPSVLAGTIRTMLAKREQAGNRSLSLNHFAKLQVRGPIYKHRGSLYFAMPQDVEIYEEHGKASIQVIRPVNLTDGQHAKQGFFGVGQEGRLADVLWPPLGAGAHKGMKGAPAYISKERMVHWLTGSESEETWSKLLEQWRQDQEDSPLHAANETSPFLPAFIREERTHTAIDPKTHTAKAQQLFSTESLVFPPELTLEAEIDSGEDASGWTGTISEMHPMGGKRRLAHFSEVEDDLSWNCPVAIQESMQGASYIRMVLATPAYFRKGWLPGWLDENLQTKNPWKCGVELQLRWACVPRWQPVSGWSYSKDDLYNEKAVRRMVPAGSVYFFEVTKGNPADLAKEMWLQSVSDKNRRKEAFDKEDGYGLALWGKWNVTNTIQ; this is translated from the coding sequence ATGAAGAAACGGCTGCAAGTAAAACCTCTTGACCCTATGATGTTGCGGGACGGAAGACCGTTCAACGCTACGCCGGGAATTCGGGCGCATACATTAAGTGATATTACACCAAGTGTGCTTGCGGGTACGATTCGTACGATGCTGGCTAAAAGGGAACAAGCAGGAAATCGGTCCCTCAGCCTTAACCATTTTGCTAAATTGCAAGTTCGAGGTCCGATATATAAACACCGGGGAAGCTTGTACTTTGCCATGCCACAGGACGTTGAAATATATGAAGAACATGGGAAAGCAAGTATCCAAGTGATCCGACCCGTTAATTTGACTGATGGTCAGCATGCCAAGCAGGGATTTTTTGGCGTAGGTCAAGAAGGGCGTCTGGCAGATGTGCTCTGGCCCCCACTTGGAGCAGGAGCACACAAAGGAATGAAGGGAGCACCGGCGTACATCTCGAAGGAGCGGATGGTGCATTGGCTGACAGGCTCCGAGTCAGAAGAAACGTGGTCCAAGCTTCTCGAACAATGGCGTCAGGACCAGGAAGACAGTCCGTTGCACGCAGCTAATGAAACATCGCCTTTTCTGCCCGCATTTATCCGTGAAGAACGCACACATACTGCGATCGACCCCAAGACGCATACCGCCAAGGCACAGCAATTATTTTCGACAGAGTCACTGGTTTTTCCACCGGAGCTTACTTTGGAAGCCGAGATTGATTCCGGAGAGGATGCATCCGGTTGGACGGGCACAATATCTGAAATGCATCCGATGGGAGGTAAGCGCAGACTGGCTCATTTCAGTGAGGTGGAAGATGACTTGTCATGGAATTGTCCTGTGGCCATTCAAGAAAGCATGCAGGGAGCGTCATATATTCGCATGGTATTAGCGACTCCTGCTTATTTCCGAAAAGGCTGGTTGCCAGGCTGGCTGGACGAAAATCTCCAAACCAAAAATCCATGGAAGTGCGGAGTAGAGCTTCAATTGCGCTGGGCTTGTGTCCCTCGTTGGCAGCCTGTATCAGGATGGAGTTACTCGAAGGATGATTTGTACAATGAAAAGGCCGTTCGGCGCATGGTTCCTGCAGGAAGCGTATATTTCTTTGAAGTAACCAAAGGGAATCCGGCTGATTTGGCAAAGGAAATGTGGTTACAATCCGTGTCGGACAAGAATCGCCGAAAAGAAGCTTTTGACAAAGAAGATGGCTATGGACTGGCTTTATGGGGAAAATGGAACGTTACAAACACAATCCAATGA
- the cas10 gene encoding type III-B CRISPR-associated protein Cas10/Cmr2 translates to MQEHKSEEIMMMFSIGPVQEFIAQARRTRDLWFGSHLLSELSIAGARKFTELGGRLVFPVMVPVANSEQVEKMSAPNKILGLINTDQPSSIAWQVRRAITGKWKEYARAAEEKIGRIINIRTWDRQVSDLLEFQAAWTVMQGLNYDKALGRTEQLLAARKTLRDFKQNNPGAMYGEKKSSLDGGRESVWINHDKNIERLSRLGIKENETLDAISVIKRLSLILYPQQDRFHSVCETAFLPFQDQIRNVTYISSAVTDYLHTVNELLRERNIKTDKQTDSKAYDARLFYERRIEDYLEECVMVPEVHKESLKYSIATKLEEMYGQLEKKSRDHQLGFSRPTPYYAFLLADGDRMGEHLRNIKDEQSHIEFSTALSRFALEAAKIMKEHQGQLVYGGGDDVMAYLPVHTCLDAANELRKAFIDKMGSVISNPTLSVGIVIAHMLEPLEEVRYMAHEAERQAKRTRNALAVHFHKRGGGDLMKVAMPFNLHPVEQMKALREHKVFFSAQFAYELRSMYQSYEEMATGSSWLSNPKLLAELLWMEIERLAFKKKPERIDKETIQEQWIPKLKELYDTEKEPLERLRTLAEQLILTIHLEKVGMTYEETAASKTS, encoded by the coding sequence TTGCAAGAGCACAAATCGGAAGAGATAATGATGATGTTTTCCATTGGACCTGTACAAGAGTTTATCGCTCAGGCACGCAGAACACGGGATTTATGGTTTGGCTCACATCTGCTCTCTGAGTTAAGCATAGCAGGAGCAAGGAAATTTACGGAACTTGGAGGTCGATTGGTTTTTCCTGTGATGGTGCCGGTCGCAAACTCCGAACAGGTAGAAAAGATGAGTGCACCGAACAAGATTTTGGGGTTAATTAACACAGACCAACCCAGCAGCATTGCCTGGCAAGTCAGAAGAGCCATCACAGGAAAATGGAAGGAATATGCCAGAGCGGCTGAAGAGAAGATTGGACGTATTATTAATATACGCACGTGGGATCGTCAAGTCAGCGATTTACTTGAGTTTCAAGCAGCTTGGACAGTGATGCAAGGACTAAATTACGATAAAGCATTAGGCAGAACAGAACAATTATTAGCTGCCCGTAAGACGCTGCGGGATTTTAAGCAGAATAACCCAGGTGCGATGTATGGTGAAAAGAAATCTTCTCTTGACGGCGGGCGTGAATCCGTTTGGATCAACCACGATAAGAACATAGAGCGGCTTTCACGGTTGGGAATCAAAGAAAACGAGACCTTAGACGCCATTTCCGTCATTAAACGGTTGTCTTTAATACTTTACCCTCAACAAGATCGATTTCATTCGGTTTGCGAAACAGCCTTCCTGCCTTTCCAGGATCAAATTCGCAATGTGACATACATTAGTTCGGCGGTAACCGATTATCTGCATACAGTGAATGAATTGTTGAGAGAAAGGAATATAAAGACGGATAAGCAGACAGATTCCAAAGCTTATGACGCGCGTCTTTTTTATGAACGCCGAATCGAGGATTATCTTGAAGAATGCGTTATGGTTCCCGAGGTACATAAAGAGAGTCTCAAATATTCTATCGCGACCAAGTTGGAAGAGATGTATGGTCAGCTGGAGAAGAAGTCACGGGATCATCAGCTTGGTTTTTCCCGTCCAACTCCTTATTATGCTTTTCTACTTGCTGACGGTGATCGCATGGGTGAACATCTTCGCAACATTAAGGATGAGCAAAGCCATATTGAATTTTCAACTGCGCTCTCCAGATTTGCTCTGGAGGCTGCAAAAATTATGAAAGAGCATCAGGGACAACTCGTTTATGGTGGCGGAGATGATGTCATGGCTTATTTGCCAGTTCATACATGTCTGGATGCAGCCAATGAATTGCGGAAGGCTTTTATAGATAAAATGGGTTCTGTAATCTCAAACCCGACTCTTTCTGTAGGAATAGTGATCGCTCATATGCTTGAACCTCTTGAAGAAGTGCGTTATATGGCACATGAAGCAGAACGCCAGGCCAAGAGAACGCGTAATGCACTGGCGGTCCACTTTCACAAGCGGGGCGGGGGCGATCTGATGAAAGTAGCCATGCCATTTAATCTTCATCCGGTGGAGCAAATGAAGGCATTGCGCGAACATAAAGTGTTTTTTTCTGCCCAGTTTGCCTATGAACTCCGCAGTATGTACCAAAGCTACGAGGAGATGGCTACAGGCTCATCGTGGCTCAGTAATCCGAAGCTGCTTGCGGAGTTACTCTGGATGGAGATTGAGCGTCTGGCGTTCAAGAAGAAGCCAGAAAGGATAGACAAGGAGACCATTCAAGAGCAGTGGATTCCTAAGCTGAAGGAACTATATGATACCGAAAAAGAGCCATTGGAACGATTGCGGACATTGGCAGAGCAACTCATTTTGACGATTCATCTGGAAAAGGTGGGGATGACTTATGAAGAAACGGCTGCAAGTAAAACCTCTTGA